One Rosa chinensis cultivar Old Blush chromosome 5, RchiOBHm-V2, whole genome shotgun sequence genomic region harbors:
- the LOC112167040 gene encoding villin-1-like translates to MLELINPTWQAISVREGSESDVFWSALGEKAEYARGKEIKGYIDDPHLFMLSGTEGDFKVQEIFNFTQDDLNTEDVLVLDCHIEIYVWIGSHSNIKSKQQALTLGLIYYLV, encoded by the exons ATGCTGGAGCTAATAAAT CCAACATGGCAAGCCATATCAGTGAGGGAAGGGAGTGAATCTGATGTTTTCTGGAGTGCACTTGGTGAAAAGGCAGAGTAtgcaagaggaaaagaaataaaaggatACATAGATGATCCACATTTGTTTATGTTGAGCGGAACTGAAG GTGATTTCAAG GTGCAAGAGATATTCAATTTCACACAGGATGATTTAAATACTGAAGATGTGTTAGTCCTCGATTGCCACATTGAGATATATGTCTGGATTGGAAGCCATTCAAATATTAAGTCAAAGCAACAAGCCCTTACTCTTGGCCTG ATATATTACCTGGTTTGA
- the LOC121049284 gene encoding uncharacterized protein LOC121049284 has product MLNDHWILTIADPDRGTAYFMDPLKKRLPTGDWMSIMEIAFGMFNAERKKKGRSSVIWKNLAGIPPQPSNKECGYFVMRYMRDIIEDKDLSLFATKWERRGSSQYTQEDIDQLRNEWAKFVVKTYV; this is encoded by the exons ATGCTcaatgatcattggattttgaCAATTGCTGATCCTGACCGAGGTACTGCATATTTTATGGATCCTTTGAAAAAACGCTTACCCACTGGAGATTGGATGTCTATTATGGAAAT TGCATTTGGTATGTTTAATGctgaaaggaagaagaagggccGAAGTTCAGTCATTTGGAAAAATTTGGCG gGCATTCCTCCTCAACCGAGCAACAAGGAGTGCGGGTACTTTGTGATGCGATACATGCGAGATATCATTGAGGATAAAGACTTGTCGTTGTTTGCTACCAAG tgggagaggagaggcagcagcCAATATACCCAAGAAGATATTGATCAGTTGCGAAATGAGTGGGCGAAGTTTGTGGTGAAGACGTATGTGTAG